One window of Carassius auratus strain Wakin chromosome 17, ASM336829v1, whole genome shotgun sequence genomic DNA carries:
- the ankrd66 gene encoding ankyrin repeat domain-containing protein 66, translating into MTELHQAAASGDYDLVEEIVGKKSCDPNQRDLDWNKKTPLHWAASKGQTEMVRILIENGARACLRTDNGWTAAHFAAESGKLAVLRLLHSLHAPVDKEDSSGDKPVRIAEIYGHEDCVHFLKKAEIESRNYRQMAKINGLPLDDTDEEWEKERKEAKKQVIKK; encoded by the exons atgACGGAGTTGCATCAGGCAGCAGCTTCTGGAGATTATGATCTAGTGGAAGAAATTGTGGGGAAAAAATCGTGTGACCCTAATCAGAGAGACTTAGACTGGAACAAGAAGACCCCGTTGCATTGGGCAGCATCCAAAG GCCAAACAGAGATGGTTCGGATATTAATTGAAAATGGAGCCAGGGCTTGTTTGAGGACGGATAATGGATGGACAGCCGCACATTTTGCAGCAGAGTCTGGAAAACTAGCAGTACTTCGACTCCTTCATTCCCTACATGCACCTGTAGACAAAGAGGATTCCTCCGGCGATAAACCTGTCAGGATTGCTGAAATCTATGGCCATGAAGATTGTGTTCATTTTCTTAAAAA GGCAGAGATTGAGAGCAGAAACTACAGGCAAATGGCAAAGATAAATGGGCTGCCCTTAGACGATACTGATGAAGAATGGGAAAAGGAGAGAAAAGAAGCCAAAAAACAAGTCATTAAAAAGTAG